In a genomic window of Porphyromonadaceae bacterium W3.11:
- a CDS encoding ABC transporter ATP-binding protein — protein sequence MKQLFNTLKRFIPPYKWYVVGNIIFNIFTPLLNLLAFSLIIPILNILFELDKTVYSFIPWDSIQLFSQGGLDRCADVMKNNFFYYVTQLISDYGTSNTLIILGVYLVFITFLKVGSAYLSFLCMIPVRTGVVRDIRNQMNQKIMELPLAFFGDEQKGDIIARFTGDVGNIQNSIVSSLESLIKNPLMIIISLAAMIMISPQLTLFVLIVLPIAGLVMGRVGKKLKRESTTAQTQWGGLISSIEETLGGLRIIKAFHAEKVIDKRFRKINDEFRKTENSVERRLQLAHPVSELLGTATIAVVLWYGGMLILGGTESLDASTFIYYLVIFYSIINPAKDLSRSTYAIQRGFASLDRVDMILKATNNLPDPSNPRELTFEDKIAFENVSFRYKEAWVLKDINLTINKGETVAIVGSSGSGKSTLVDLLPRFHDVKKGRITIDGIDIREVTALDLRKMMGNVNQEAILFNETVHNNIAFGNHDASRDDVIEAAKIANAHEFITELPNGYDTNIGDRGGKLSGGQRQRISIARAVLKDPSILILDEATSALDTVSERAVQEALERLMKDRTTIVIAHRLSTVTDADKIIVLDEGRIVEVGTHVELMALNRQYANLVAMQSLS from the coding sequence ATGAAGCAACTATTCAATACCCTTAAGAGATTTATTCCACCATACAAATGGTATGTTGTGGGCAATATTATTTTTAATATTTTTACTCCGCTACTTAACTTATTAGCGTTTTCTCTGATTATTCCTATTCTGAATATTCTCTTTGAGTTGGATAAGACCGTCTATAGTTTTATCCCATGGGATTCTATTCAGCTATTTTCTCAGGGTGGCTTGGATAGGTGTGCTGATGTGATGAAGAATAATTTTTTCTATTATGTTACGCAATTGATTTCAGATTATGGAACCTCTAATACTCTGATCATTTTGGGTGTTTATCTGGTCTTTATTACTTTCCTAAAAGTTGGTTCAGCATACCTTAGCTTCTTATGTATGATCCCTGTTCGTACCGGAGTGGTGCGTGATATCCGTAATCAGATGAATCAAAAGATTATGGAATTACCATTAGCCTTTTTTGGAGACGAGCAGAAGGGCGATATTATAGCACGTTTTACTGGGGATGTCGGAAATATACAGAATTCCATTGTTAGTTCGTTAGAGTCATTAATCAAAAACCCATTGATGATTATTATCTCATTGGCAGCTATGATTATGATTAGTCCTCAACTCACTCTCTTTGTGTTGATCGTATTACCGATTGCAGGTTTAGTGATGGGTAGGGTTGGAAAGAAACTGAAGCGAGAGAGTACGACTGCACAGACACAATGGGGGGGCTTAATTAGTTCAATAGAGGAGACTCTAGGTGGTCTGAGAATAATTAAAGCTTTTCATGCGGAAAAGGTTATAGACAAGCGTTTTCGAAAAATCAATGATGAGTTTCGTAAGACAGAGAATTCTGTAGAGCGTCGATTGCAGCTTGCTCATCCAGTTAGTGAACTATTGGGAACAGCTACGATTGCAGTTGTTTTATGGTATGGGGGGATGCTTATACTTGGTGGAACAGAAAGCTTAGATGCTAGTACCTTTATCTACTATCTAGTCATTTTTTATAGTATCATTAATCCAGCTAAGGATTTATCTAGAAGTACATACGCCATTCAGCGTGGATTTGCTTCTTTGGATAGAGTTGATATGATTCTAAAGGCTACGAATAACTTACCTGACCCCTCTAATCCTAGAGAGCTAACTTTTGAAGACAAAATCGCATTTGAGAATGTTTCATTTAGGTACAAAGAAGCATGGGTGCTTAAGGATATTAACTTGACAATTAATAAGGGTGAAACAGTAGCTATTGTTGGATCTAGTGGCTCGGGTAAAAGTACGTTGGTGGATCTCCTTCCTAGGTTTCACGATGTAAAGAAAGGTCGTATCACTATAGATGGGATAGATATACGCGAAGTTACTGCTCTAGATCTTAGAAAGATGATGGGTAATGTCAATCAAGAAGCTATCTTATTTAATGAGACCGTTCATAACAATATAGCGTTTGGTAACCATGATGCCAGCCGAGATGATGTGATTGAAGCGGCTAAGATTGCCAATGCTCATGAGTTCATCACTGAACTACCTAATGGATATGATACAAATATTGGAGATAGAGGTGGAAAATTAAGTGGTGGTCAGAGACAGCGAATCAGTATTGCAAGAGCCGTGCTGAAGGATCCTTCTATATTAATTCTTGACGAAGCGACCTCTGCATTGGATACGGTTTCGGAAAGAGCTGTCCAAGAAGCATTGGAGCGTCTAATGAAAGATCGAACTACCATTGTTATCGCTCACCGACTATCTACGGTGACTGATGCGGATAAGATTATTGTATTGGACGAAGGACGGATCGTTGAGGTCGGAACACACGTAGAGCTTATGGCGTTGAATAGGCAGTATGCCAATCTGGTGGCGATGCAATCACTGTCTTGA